CAGTGCATGCTCAAAAGCAAGATGTTGCATTATCTTTTCCTGATGTTTATAAACGCGGGAATCAAGATCATGGAGGCCCTTTTCATAGATTTCGGCGGTTATCTCTCCACGATGATATGCTTCAGATTTTTCATCCAGTTCATTAAGTAATGCTTCTGTTTTTTTATAAAATTCTTCGTAATTGGCAGGTTGTTCTTGTTTGTCAATTTGAGCTTGAATGTCTAGTAGAGTCTCACGGATTTTTGGATATAGAAGACGTGTCGCGCCTGTTTCTTCAAGTAATGCTTTTGTGCGAGTATCAGCCAGGCCTGCAGCAAGCTGTTTGGCGGTAAGCTCAGAAGACTGTTGGGTAAAATGACGAACGTCCAAAGACCCGTAGGCATCACGCAAGTATCCAGTTTGTGATAATTCCCGACCTTTGCCAAACCAGCCATCCAGATTTCGGTGACTAGGCAGTGGGATGGCCCCATGTTGCAGGATTGCTCCATCTCCAATATGGCCATGAACGAAGTGGACTTTAAATCCACCGTGAGATTCGGTTCGTAATTCATCGCCAAGTGCCCGGTTCCATACAAGCCGCATCAGGGGACTGGTTAGTGGAATGGGATGTCGAGGATCCGAGTGCCCTTCTGCATCGATCAGCTGCGCCAATGATTTCTCACCTAATAGGGTACGAAGGTGGTCATTGATGGCATCGATGGTTTTGATTAACGCTTTTGGACTATCTTCATGATAAGGAATATTAAATTTTGCGGCCAAGGCTTCAATGGTTTCAAGTCCAATGGGTGCATGAGAAAATAAGGTCAGTTCTCCTTCGGGGGATACCGTATATCCAATGGCTTTAACCATGGGTTTATAGCAGTCATCAACGATACGACGCACGTCTTCTTCATCGACTAAACCACGAGCAATCAAGCGTTGCATGTTGGTTAATGATTGTCCTTGATTTCCGAATAATTGATGTGCTCCGGTAAAGTGGGGATTTTCATAATCTCTGATAAATTCGGCGCTGTGGTTGGACACCATGATGTCCACATCAAGGTTTACGTCATGTAATTTTTTTAAGACAAATAAGGTAAAATAGTCATTATTTCCTCGATCCGCTAATTCATCACCAATGAGCGTAAGGGAACGGGTACTGTTAACTGTGGCGCTGTTGATGATTGTTCGAAACGCATCCAGGTCGATGGCAGTAAGAGAATCGGTTGGTTTATAATAGATATCCCGTAATGTCTCATATTCTTCGCGAGTAACTTCTAAAATACCTTCTTCAATCAAGGTATATATCAGTTTCAGGGCATTCCCATGTAAATCTCCAACACTGACATGGGTATGTTCGGCTGAATGTGCAATGACCTCGGGAAAAGTATCTAAATTAGCTTCACGAAACAGTATTTCTTTCCCCATGATTCGTTCCATTGTTTTGCTTTCTTAAACTAACTATAGCAAACCAGAGTTAAGAGAAGATTAATGATCCTTTTAAATTTGGATGAAATCCAACGTTCATAATAACTTGATCTGTTTAATTATTAAACTATATTTAAACCATAATGATAAAAAAAAGGACACATCATGGATGAGCGGCGTGAGTATGTTATTCCGTGTATCTTTGTAAAATACGTCAATTCATTCTTGGCAATTGGTGGTTTAAGCCTTCTTCTTTTTTCTGCTAAAGCCTTTTCCGAAATGGCTAATGCATCAGACTCACCTCTGGCAACTCAACAGTATGCAGCAAATACGTTTATCTATAATCCCAAAACATTACGTTGGAGTGCGGTTAAAAATGGCAAAGTGATCCGAACAGGGAAAGGATCTGGCGGTAGTCATTATTGCCGTGATATTAAACGTTCTTGTCGAACACCTTCTGGCACTTATCGTATTATCAGCAAACGAGGCGCTGGTTGTCGTTCTACTCGCTATCCAGTGGGTAAAGGTGGTGCTCCCATGCCCTATTGTATGTTTTTTAGTAAATATTATGCCATCCATGGCTCTCCGGATGTGCCGAATCATAACGCAAGTCATGGTTGCATCCGGGTCAAACCAAACGATGCTCGCTGGTTGAATCAAAATTTCATGAATATTGGTTCAAAAGTCATCGTAAAATCTTACTAGTATCTTTTCCATTTAATTTTGACAGGTTGTCTGTCATTCCTGATCTGTTTTTTGTCTTCCTCGCGCAGGCGGGGATCCATGCTAAACAAAGCACAGAGCCACATTAAACATGGTTTCCCGCTTTCGCGGGAATGACAGACTCAAAATTAAATGGAAAAGGGTAGAGGTTGTGTAAATAACCTCTTTTTAATCTTCATCTTCGTCATCAATACTAAAGGATGAACCACAACCGCAAGTGGTTTTGGCATTGGGATTTCGAATAATAAACTGCTCACCCTGAATTCCTTGGGTATAATCAATTTCTGCGTTTTGTAAATATTGATAACTCATGGAATCAATTAATAATTTTACAGAACCTAGGCCGTTTGAGCATGCTTGTTCTATCACGGTATCATCTTCCTGGATTTCTTCATCAAAGGTAAAACCATATTGAAAACCAGAGCATCCGCCACCAGTAATGTAAACCCGCAAATTTAGGTTGGGATTTTCTTCTTCAGCAATTAATGAAGCCACTTTATCAGCAGCGCTGATAGAAAAATGAATGCCGGTGGTTGACGGTGACGCATTAATAGCTGCCATGATTGCTCCAAAAACTGATTTCTTACTAATTATATATGATTAACGAATGATTTGTTCAATGGTGGCTCCACCCAGGCACTGATTTTTATCATAGAAAACGATGTATTGTCCTGGAGTGACGGCGCGTTGCGGACTGGAAAACATCACACAATGCTGATTGTTATTGGCTGGTGATACAACACAGGCTTGTTCGTTTTGCCGATAACGTATTTTGGCATAGCACGTCCATGGTAGCGGTTGCTCGGCAAGCCAATGGATTGGCCCAGAGATAAGGCCTTGTGCGTAAAGCATGGGATGATGGCTGCCTTGGGCCACAATCAACGTATTGGTTGGCAAGTCTTTATCGACCACATACCAGGGATCTTCGCTGCCATGGCGCATTCCGCCGATTCCCAATCCTTGACGTTGACCCAACGTATAAAACATCAGACCATCATGCCGTCCTATGGTTTCACCCAACGAAGTTTTAATATCACCCGGTTTGGCCAATATGAATTCATTAAGAAATGATTTAAATCGCTTCTCGCCAATGAAGCAAATTCCGGTGGAGTCTTTTTTGGCATGGGTCGCCAGGTTAAGCTTGCGAGCAAAGTCTCGAATTTGCGATTTAAGATACTCTCCTACAGGAAACAGTGTTTTGTTCAAGGCAGAAGGTTCTATGGCATGGAGAAAATACGTTTGGTCTTTCTCTCGATCTTTGGCTTTGTATAGTTTTGCTGTGCCGTCTTCAAGATGTATTCTTGCGTAATGTCCTGTGGCTATAAAATCAGCTCCCAAAGAGAGGGCATGATTTAAAAAGGCATTAAATTTAATTTCCTTATTACATAAAACATCAGGATTAGGTGTTCTGCCATGTTCATATTCGGTGAGAAAATGATCAAATACTCGTTGCAAGTATTGTTCAGAAAAATTGACACTATGCAGTGGAATACCCAATTGATTGCAGACGGCTTGAGCATCCGCCAAGTCTTTGGCCGCAGCACAATAGCCGTCTTTATCATCCTGCTCCCAGTTTTTCATAAACAGGCCTTCAACTTGATAGCCTTGTTCAAGTAATAACCAGGCAGCCACTGAGGAATCTACCCCTCCGGACATGCCGACAATGACTTTAGCATTCATCATGAAGTTCAATATGTATAAAAATTGAATATTTTACGCTATACTTTCCGCCGACACAATTTTGTATCTTTATTAATCATGAAAATTTCTTTAACGAAATTGGCAAAGGAAAATGAAAGGCGGCACGTTATCTTGACGATACAGAAACGGCTTCCCGAGCATATTCATGCGGCTTGTCAGTTGTCTTGTGATTATTGGGCGGAAGCGGCGGCCAAGGATTATATTTTATTGATGATGAAAACTGAAGGTAAAATTGAAATCGTTTGCCAGCGCTGTTTGCAAGTATTTTTCTATGATTATCGTCATGAGACGCAATTGGCCGTCTGTTCAAAAGAGATGGTTGCAGAACGATTAATGGACCAATACGAATGTGTTGTTTCGGACAATTATCAGGTTGATTTGACTGAGTTATTAACAGATGAGTTGCACTTGCATGCGCCGGAGAAACATTTCGATCCTGCGGAGTGTGATGGCGACATCAAGCAATATATCCATGATATAATCTAATTTCTCGCAACAAGACTTGGATTGCAAATAAAAAATCGGTAATATTCCGGCCCTATGAAACAAATTGTTTAGGAGTAATACAATGGCTGTGCAACAAAATAGAAAATCACGTTCAAGACGTGATATGCGTCGTTCACACGATGCTTTAAGCAAACCAACCCTTTCAGTTGATCCAACCACAGGTGAAACTCATCGCCGTCATCACATGACTGAAGATGGTTACTACCGTGGGCGCAAAGTTTTAGATAACACAGATAACGTCTACGAAGAAGAATAATGCCCTTGAATACCATTACCATTGCCATTGATGCGATGGGCGGGGATCATGGTTTGAATATTGTGATCCCGGCTTGTGTGCGTGCTGTGCGTAATAATCCTGATTTAAAGCTCTTATTGGTTGGTGACCAGCAACAAGTGACCAGCCATCTAAACCAGCATGGAGCTTTATCAAATCCCCAATTTACCGTCGTTCACGCTTCTGAAGTCGTTGCAATGGACGAATTGCCTTCTCATGCCTTGCGTAATAAAAAAGATTCTTCGATGAGGGTGGCTATTAATCAAGTCAAGGAAAAACGTGCGCAGGCTTGTGTCAGTGCTGGTAATACCGGTGCTTTGATGGCGACGGCACGTTTTGTCCTAAAAACCTTACCAGGCATTGACAGGCCCGCCATCATTGCCGAGTTGCCGACAATGAAAGGCAAAACACGAGTTATTGATTTAGGCGCGAATGTTGATTCCTGTGCTGAACACTTGTTTCAATTTGCCATTATGGGTTCTGCTCTTATTCAGGCATTGGATAATAAACCCATGCCAAAAATTGGATTACTCAATATTGGCGTTGAGGAAATCAAGGGGAATGATCAGGTGAAGCGCACAGCGCATATGCTCTCTGAATGCAGTGTTATGAATTACGTGGGGTACGTCGAGGGGGATCAATTTTATTCCGGTGAAGTGGATTTGGTGGTTTGTGATGGCTTTGTTGGCAATGCCACCTTAAAAGCAAGCGAGGGATTAGCCAAGCTCATTCTATCTATATTAAAAGAGTCTTTTACTCGTAACTGGCTGGCAAAAATGGCTGGGTTGATTGCTTATCCTGCCTTGTCTCACATGAAAAAACGCATCGATCCATCCCGATATAATGGAGCAAGTCTGATAGGATTGAACGGTATTGTAGTAAAAAGTCATGGTGGTGCCAGTGAGTTGGCTTTTCAATTTGCTATTGAAGAAGCAGTTCTGCAAGTTAAAAATAATGTAGTTGATTTGGTTCGTGATCAAATCACTAATTTCATTAATCAAGGTTTGTTGTTATGAAGAATGCGGTTATTAATGGAACCGGAAGTTATTTGCCTGAGCGAGAGCTTACCAACAAAGAGTTGGAAACAATGTTGGATACCACGGATGAGTGGATTACAACGCGCACTGGCATTCGTAGTCGACGCATTGCTTCTGCGCATGAAACGACTTCATTTATGGCGAGTGAGGCCGCAAAAAATGCCTTAAATTCTTCAGGCCTCCGAGCAGATGATATTGATTTAATTATTGTCGCAACGTGCACACCGGATCATTTTTTTCCAAGTGTAGCTTGCCATGTTCAACAAGCATTGCAGATTAAACGCCCTATTCCTGCTTTTGATATTAGTGCGGCATGCAGTGGTTTTGTTTATGCCCTTGATATTGCCAGACAATATATTACGGCGGGCACGGCCAAGCATATTTTGCTGGTTGGCAGCGAAAGTATGTCGCGTGCGGTAGATTGGCAAGATCGTGCGACTTGTGTTTTATTTGGTGATGGGGCTGGGGCTGTCGTATTAAGTGCAGGCGAGCAGCCAGGAATCCTTGGCAGCGTGCTCCATGCATCCTATGATGAAGGTCAGTTGTTAACTTATGCTGCCTATACAGAAAGTAGCAAAAGACCATTAATTGGTATGCGTGGCAATGAAGTGTTTAAAATAGCAGTTAATATTATGGGCGATATTGTGGATGAAGTATTGGCTGCTAGTGGATTACAAAAATCAGACATTCACTGGTTGGTTCCTCATCAGGCAAACATCCGTATTATTCAAGCAATTGCTAAAAAATTATCACTTCCGATGTCGCATGTTATTGTGACGATTGAACATCAGGGCAATACGTCAGCTGCCTCGATTCCTCTTGCATTAGATATTTCAGTAAAAGAACATCGTATTAAACGTGGCGATTTATTGTTACTGGAATCATTTGGCGGCGGTATGACTTGGGGTGCCATGGTCATCCGTTACTAAATCTATTGATTAGAGGATCTTATTGTATGGTAAAAAGTGCGTTTGTATTTCCTGGCCAAGGTTCACAATCCGTTGGTATGTTGCAGGATTTGGCAAATCATTATCCTGTTGTTCTTGAACTATTTACTGAAGTGTCTGAGTCCCTTGGCTATGATGTTTGGCACTTGGTGCAGCATGGGCCAGAAGCTCGCCTCAATCAAACAGAACATACGCAGGTAGCGATGCTGACTGCTGATGTCGCTGTTTATCGAGTATTGCAACAAGAAAAAAAATAAAAGCGGCTATGATGGCGGGGCACAGTTTGGGTGAGTACGCTGCTCTGGTCTGCGCCGAAGCGCTCTCTTTGACAGATGCAGCACGGCTGGTAGCCAGACGTGGGCAGTTGATGCAGGAAAGTGTGCCATTAGGCGAAGGTGCGATGGCAGCCATTGTTGGACTGAGCGATGAGCAGGTAGACGCTCTTTGTCAGGAAGCCAGTCATGAAGAGCAGCAAGTAACTCCAGCCAATTATAATGCCATAGGACAAGTTGTTATTGCAGGGCATGCACCGGCGGTTGAGCGTGCTATTTCTCTTGCGAATGCCATGGGGGCTCGTCTGGCGATGGTAATTCCCGTCAGCGTTCCCTGTCATTGTCCATTATTAACTAAGGCGGCTGAATTATTTTCTGAGCATCTGGCACAAACACCATTTAATACACCAATCGTCCCGGTGATTAGCAACGTTGATCTCAGCATTTATCAATCGGCGGAACAAATAAAAACTTTGTTAAAAGAACAGTTATACCGTCCTGTTCGTTGGGTAGAAACCATTCAAATGATAAAACAACATGGGATTGAGATGGTTATTGAATGTGGTCCTGGCAAAGTATTGACCGGATTGGTCAAGCGTATTGATAAATCCTTGCAAATTGTTAGTGTAAATGATTTATCCAGCCTGCATCAGGCAGTTAATGTTATCAATTAGAGGATTTTTTATCATGACTAACTTACAGGGGAAAATTGCGCTGGTCACTGGTGCGAGTCGCGGCATAGGCAAAGCCGTTGCGTTAACATTGGCACAAAAAGGTGCTTATGTCATCGGAACTGCAACAACAGAACAAGGCGCGGTTGCTATTAATGATTTGTTGCAACAAGAACATCGGGCAGGTCATGGTGTTGTGTTGGACGTCACAAGCAAAGACAACATTGAACAGATGATGACGCAATTATCTGATCAAAATCAGTTGCCTAACATACTGGTTAATAATGCAGGAATTACTTGCGATAATTTATTGTTACGTATGGAAGATGAGGAATGGTATCGTGTGATTGAAACCAATCTGAATGCTGTATTTCGCTTGAGTAAAGCTTGCTTGAAGCCTATGTTCCGTGCTCGTTGGGGAAGAATTATCAGCATTGGTTCAGTGGTGGGCGTGAGCGGCAATTCTGGTCAAACCAATTATACGGCTGCAAAAGCTGGCCTTATTGGTTTTTCCAAGTCATTAGCTCAAGAAATCGGTAGTCGTGGCATCACCGTCAATGTGGTTGCACCAGGGTTTATTGATACAGACATGACCGCGGCGTTGCCTGATATGGTCAAAGAAGAAATGCTGAAACGTATTCCTTTAAGGCGATTAGGTAAAGTAGAAGACATTGCCGAAGTGGTGGCATTTCTTGCGTCCGATTATGGTAATTATATTACTGGTGAGACCATTCATGTTAATGGTGGCATGTATATGAGCTAAGGAGGAACATTTTTTATTTGAGAGAGAAGCTGGTCAAGAAACTTGCGTTATCTGAAGAATAGAATAAACTACCCAACATTAATTTTATCGTTTCAAATTTCATTGTTTGCGAAATTTGAAGGAATACATTTTTATAACGGAAAGAGGAAAAACAAGTTATGAGCACAGTAGAAGAACGAGTTCGCAAAATTGTAGTAGAGCAATTGGGCGTTAAAGAAGATGAATTAAAAAATGATGCTTCCTTTGTTGACGATTTAGGTGCAGATTCTCTTGATACCGTTGAATTGGTGATGGCATTGGAAGAAGAGTTTGAAACTGAAATCCCTGATGAAAAAGCAGAAAAAATTACCACCATTCAGGAAGCAATTGATTATATAGAAGCTAATCTTAATAAAGAAGAAGCATAATATTAAAGGGCAACTTCATAGATTCAGCTCTTTTATACTTAGTGTAAATCCTGGCGAACTTTCGCGGGAGCCAGGGCTTAATAGGCTTAAAATCCTGGATAGGGTCTATACTATCCAGGCTACTGCTTTTGTCGAATACAAAATAATTTTTTAATGTAGAAGCCTGTGATATTGAGGAGTTATCCATTGAACAAGCGGCGTGTTGTTGTAACTGGTATGGGCATGCTAACCCCCGTTGGCCTAAATGTAGAGGAGTCTTGGCGGAATATTCTAGCAGGTAAAAGCGGTGTGGGACCGGTAGAAGATTTTGACACCAGTGACTATCCAACTAAAATCTGGGCTAAAGTCAAAGGTTTTGATGTTGAAAAATATATACCGCTTAAAGAAGCGCGTAAAATGGATTTGTTTACTCAGTATGGAATGGTGGCAGCGGACGAAGCACTGGCTGATGCTGGACTACACATTGATGCAAAACTTTCTTATCGCGCTGGTGTTGCGGTAGGCGCTGGTATAGGCGGTATCCAGACGATTACAAATAATCAGGAAAAACTTCTTAATGGGGGGCCGCGTAAAGTATCCCCGTTTTTTATTCCTGCCGGCATTATCAATATGGTCGCAGGTCAAATTTCAATTAAACATGCCTTAAAGGGCCCGAATATTTCAGTGGTGACCGCCTGCACCACAGGCACGCACAATATTGGCCTTGCTGCAAGAATGATCGTTTATGGCGATGCTGATGTGATGGTTTGTGGAGGCGCAGAAATGACAACGACACCGCTGTGCCTTGCAGGGTTTTCTGCCGTACGCTCCTTGTCAAAGCGAAATGATGAGCCGGAAAAAGCATCACGTCCCTGGGATAAAGATCGAGACGGTTTTGTTATGGGCGAAGGAGCAGGCATTTTAGTGCTTGAAGAGTATGAGCGTGCTAAAGCTCGTGGTGCAAGAATTTATGCTGAATTGGTTGGTTTTGGCATGTCTGCGGATGCTTATCACATTACTGCACCAGATGAAGACGCTGACGGCGCAGCGCGTTCTATGGAAATTACCATTCAAGATGCAGGCATTTCTCCAAATCACGTGGATTATATCAATGCTCATGGTACTTCCACGTCTTTGAATGATCTTAACGAAACTCGAGCAATTAAACGGGTGTTTGGTGACCACGCTTATAAGTTGGCGGTCAGCTCGACAAAATCGATGACAGGGCATTTATTAGGAGCTGCTGGGGCAGTCGAAGCAATATTTAGTGTGTTGGCCATTCGTGATCAGATTGCGCCTCCAACGATTAATCTTGACAATCCAGATGAAGGATTTGATTTAAATTATGTCGCGCATCAACCCCAAAAGAGAACGATTAATTTCTCTTTGAGTAATTCGTTAGGATTTGGTGGTACTAATGGTAGTTTGTTATTTAAAAAAGTGGAGTTGTGATCCATTATTTGGCTTTTTGCATCGGACAAACGTTTAAAATAACAATAACGGTCTGGGCACAAGTTATGATAAAGGTTGAATAAATTGATGACGTCCTTTATCTACTACCGTTTCCATTTAATGTTGACAGATATTTGTCATTCCTGCGAAGGCGGGAAACCAAGTTTAATTTGGCTCTCTGCTTTGTTCAGAATGGATCCCCGCCTTCGCGGAGATGACAGAAAACAGAGTGAGGATGACAAAAAAAGAACAATAGATATAACTCAATCTGTCAAAATTACCTGGAAAAGGTGCTACCTTGCATTTTCCGGGCTGTTATTTTTGTTCAGTAAAAACACTTGGCCAAATTCATGCGGATTTTCCCGTATGTTCTTGCTGTTCTCCATGAAGAAGATTTTGAATCGACAGAACAACCTGATTTTAGGATTGTTGTGTTTTCTGGTTGCCCCCGTGTTGGCCAAACAGCCCATTATCATTGATACTGATTTGGACAAGGATGATTGGGCAGCAATTGCTTATTTGATAAACCAACCTCAGTTAGATATACGCGCTATTACAGTTGAAGGGGCAGGTGCATCCGATTGTGTTCATGGGATATCTAATTTAGTGAAATCATTGCAGTATTGGCATCGTACTGACATACCGATTGCATGCAATAATCAGTTAGGTATGTATAAGACCCATTTCCCATCGACTTGGCGTAATCCTGGAACAAATTATTTTAAAAAATTACGAGCTCATCATTCAAAACCGGTATTAATAAAAACAGATGCAGCTAAATTAATTAATGAGGTATTACAACAAAGTGAGGAACCTGTGGTCGTGATGGCCATTGGACCCTTGATTAATATTGCTGCAGCAATCCGTTTAGACACGTCGCTGTGGTTGACCAAAGTGAAAGGCTTTTATTTTTCTGGCGGCAATTTTACTAAAGAAGCTACTTCCATTGCAAAATATTATCCTAAAACAGAAACACAAACCTGGAATTTATTCATTGCTCCTGAGGCTGGGTATCGGGTTTTTAAACAATCATTATCAGTGGTTTTAAATACCCATAAGACGGCTCGCTTATTACATAATAACAACAGTATGTATGAGAACATAGACGCCTTAAATCAACAGCATCAATTAAATCGATTTGGAAAAATCGTATATGCTTTACAAAGCAGCAAAAATAATTATTGGGGTGATGCCCTGACGGCTATGATGCTGGTTATGCCGGAAGTGTGTCGTTATCAGGACGTTCGAATGAACGTGTTATTCAAACCATTTCAATACAGTGGTGTTTCCAAGCTTAGTTCCGAAGGAATCAAAGTGCATTATTGCAAGGATTTTAACTTGCCATTGTTTCAACGTATTTTTATGCAGAAAATGTCTTCCTCAAATTCGCAGGCAAACGATGAAGAGAAACGTATTCAAACAAAAACGGTTCAAAATCAGCGAGCAACATTAAGCCGGGACGGGACTTACTAAAAATCCCAAAGTCAAGGTAAAAATAAATGTTG
This genomic interval from Legionella oakridgensis ATCC 33761 = DSM 21215 contains the following:
- the wip gene encoding Dot/Icm T4SS effector Wip, with amino-acid sequence MGKEILFREANLDTFPEVIAHSAEHTHVSVGDLHGNALKLIYTLIEEGILEVTREEYETLRDIYYKPTDSLTAIDLDAFRTIINSATVNSTRSLTLIGDELADRGNNDYFTLFVLKKLHDVNLDVDIMVSNHSAEFIRDYENPHFTGAHQLFGNQGQSLTNMQRLIARGLVDEEDVRRIVDDCYKPMVKAIGYTVSPEGELTLFSHAPIGLETIEALAAKFNIPYHEDSPKALIKTIDAINDHLRTLLGEKSLAQLIDAEGHSDPRHPIPLTSPLMRLVWNRALGDELRTESHGGFKVHFVHGHIGDGAILQHGAIPLPSHRNLDGWFGKGRELSQTGYLRDAYGSLDVRHFTQQSSELTAKQLAAGLADTRTKALLEETGATRLLYPKIRETLLDIQAQIDKQEQPANYEEFYKKTEALLNELDEKSEAYHRGEITAEIYEKGLHDLDSRVYKHQEKIMQHLAFEHALALLAIKNEELQEKANNDPNYKNAAIASNDLLTVLSREHQSFLKNAITPETFKKRCGTAIESATTELEKHRGLWYKMSPIIRGLLGIVALLAAAIPAVAVAVFAKHGYSGTFFSTPETDSKEKIDILKQAYEELIKPEESTGEEERRPELP
- a CDS encoding L,D-transpeptidase, yielding MANASDSPLATQQYAANTFIYNPKTLRWSAVKNGKVIRTGKGSGGSHYCRDIKRSCRTPSGTYRIISKRGAGCRSTRYPVGKGGAPMPYCMFFSKYYAIHGSPDVPNHNASHGCIRVKPNDARWLNQNFMNIGSKVIVKSY
- the erpA gene encoding iron-sulfur cluster insertion protein ErpA, encoding MAAINASPSTTGIHFSISAADKVASLIAEEENPNLNLRVYITGGGCSGFQYGFTFDEEIQEDDTVIEQACSNGLGSVKLLIDSMSYQYLQNAEIDYTQGIQGEQFIIRNPNAKTTCGCGSSFSIDDEDED
- the mnmA gene encoding tRNA 2-thiouridine(34) synthase MnmA — its product is MNAKVIVGMSGGVDSSVAAWLLLEQGYQVEGLFMKNWEQDDKDGYCAAAKDLADAQAVCNQLGIPLHSVNFSEQYLQRVFDHFLTEYEHGRTPNPDVLCNKEIKFNAFLNHALSLGADFIATGHYARIHLEDGTAKLYKAKDREKDQTYFLHAIEPSALNKTLFPVGEYLKSQIRDFARKLNLATHAKKDSTGICFIGEKRFKSFLNEFILAKPGDIKTSLGETIGRHDGLMFYTLGQRQGLGIGGMRHGSEDPWYVVDKDLPTNTLIVAQGSHHPMLYAQGLISGPIHWLAEQPLPWTCYAKIRYRQNEQACVVSPANNNQHCVMFSSPQRAVTPGQYIVFYDKNQCLGGATIEQIIR
- a CDS encoding YceD family protein, with the protein product MTIQKRLPEHIHAACQLSCDYWAEAAAKDYILLMMKTEGKIEIVCQRCLQVFFYDYRHETQLAVCSKEMVAERLMDQYECVVSDNYQVDLTELLTDELHLHAPEKHFDPAECDGDIKQYIHDII
- the rpmF gene encoding 50S ribosomal protein L32; protein product: MAVQQNRKSRSRRDMRRSHDALSKPTLSVDPTTGETHRRHHMTEDGYYRGRKVLDNTDNVYEEE
- the plsX gene encoding phosphate acyltransferase PlsX translates to MNTITIAIDAMGGDHGLNIVIPACVRAVRNNPDLKLLLVGDQQQVTSHLNQHGALSNPQFTVVHASEVVAMDELPSHALRNKKDSSMRVAINQVKEKRAQACVSAGNTGALMATARFVLKTLPGIDRPAIIAELPTMKGKTRVIDLGANVDSCAEHLFQFAIMGSALIQALDNKPMPKIGLLNIGVEEIKGNDQVKRTAHMLSECSVMNYVGYVEGDQFYSGEVDLVVCDGFVGNATLKASEGLAKLILSILKESFTRNWLAKMAGLIAYPALSHMKKRIDPSRYNGASLIGLNGIVVKSHGGASELAFQFAIEEAVLQVKNNVVDLVRDQITNFINQGLLL
- a CDS encoding beta-ketoacyl-ACP synthase III encodes the protein MKNAVINGTGSYLPERELTNKELETMLDTTDEWITTRTGIRSRRIASAHETTSFMASEAAKNALNSSGLRADDIDLIIVATCTPDHFFPSVACHVQQALQIKRPIPAFDISAACSGFVYALDIARQYITAGTAKHILLVGSESMSRAVDWQDRATCVLFGDGAGAVVLSAGEQPGILGSVLHASYDEGQLLTYAAYTESSKRPLIGMRGNEVFKIAVNIMGDIVDEVLAASGLQKSDIHWLVPHQANIRIIQAIAKKLSLPMSHVIVTIEHQGNTSAASIPLALDISVKEHRIKRGDLLLLESFGGGMTWGAMVIRY
- the fabG gene encoding 3-oxoacyl-ACP reductase FabG, which encodes MTNLQGKIALVTGASRGIGKAVALTLAQKGAYVIGTATTEQGAVAINDLLQQEHRAGHGVVLDVTSKDNIEQMMTQLSDQNQLPNILVNNAGITCDNLLLRMEDEEWYRVIETNLNAVFRLSKACLKPMFRARWGRIISIGSVVGVSGNSGQTNYTAAKAGLIGFSKSLAQEIGSRGITVNVVAPGFIDTDMTAALPDMVKEEMLKRIPLRRLGKVEDIAEVVAFLASDYGNYITGETIHVNGGMYMS
- the fabF gene encoding beta-ketoacyl-ACP synthase II, translated to MNKRRVVVTGMGMLTPVGLNVEESWRNILAGKSGVGPVEDFDTSDYPTKIWAKVKGFDVEKYIPLKEARKMDLFTQYGMVAADEALADAGLHIDAKLSYRAGVAVGAGIGGIQTITNNQEKLLNGGPRKVSPFFIPAGIINMVAGQISIKHALKGPNISVVTACTTGTHNIGLAARMIVYGDADVMVCGGAEMTTTPLCLAGFSAVRSLSKRNDEPEKASRPWDKDRDGFVMGEGAGILVLEEYERAKARGARIYAELVGFGMSADAYHITAPDEDADGAARSMEITIQDAGISPNHVDYINAHGTSTSLNDLNETRAIKRVFGDHAYKLAVSSTKSMTGHLLGAAGAVEAIFSVLAIRDQIAPPTINLDNPDEGFDLNYVAHQPQKRTINFSLSNSLGFGGTNGSLLFKKVEL
- a CDS encoding nucleoside hydrolase — its product is MKKILNRQNNLILGLLCFLVAPVLAKQPIIIDTDLDKDDWAAIAYLINQPQLDIRAITVEGAGASDCVHGISNLVKSLQYWHRTDIPIACNNQLGMYKTHFPSTWRNPGTNYFKKLRAHHSKPVLIKTDAAKLINEVLQQSEEPVVVMAIGPLINIAAAIRLDTSLWLTKVKGFYFSGGNFTKEATSIAKYYPKTETQTWNLFIAPEAGYRVFKQSLSVVLNTHKTARLLHNNNSMYENIDALNQQHQLNRFGKIVYALQSSKNNYWGDALTAMMLVMPEVCRYQDVRMNVLFKPFQYSGVSKLSSEGIKVHYCKDFNLPLFQRIFMQKMSSSNSQANDEEKRIQTKTVQNQRATLSRDGTY